CACCTCCAAGGAGTTCACCGAACAGCTCATCCTGGGCGCGATCATGGGCATCGCGTTCGAGGCGGCGGGCGCGGACGTGCTCGACCGTACGGGCATCCAGGGCTCGATCGGCGCGCGCGAGGCCGTGAAGGGCGGCGACGCGGACGCGATGTACGAGTACACGGGCACGGCGTGGATCACCTACCAGGGCAACACCGAACCGATCACCGACCCGCAGAAGCAGTGGCAGGCGGTGCGTGACGCGGACCTGAAGAACGGCGTGACGTGGCTGGACCCGGCCACGCTCAACAATACCTACGCGCTGGCGATGAACCGCAGCAACGCGTCCAAGTACAAGACGAAGACGCTCTCGCAGGTGGCGGCCCTCTCCAAGTCGGACCCGAAGGCGGTATCGCTGTGCGTGGAGAGTGAGTTCGCCTCGCGGGAGGACGGGCTGCCCGGCATGCAGAAGGAGTACGGGATGAACGTCCCCTCCTCCAACATCACCAAGATGGACACGGGAATCATCTACACGCAGGCGTCGAAGGGGTCCTGCACGTACGGGGAGGTCTTCACGACGGACGGCCGCATCAAGGCGATGGACCTGACGACGATGGAGGACGACAAGCACTTCTTCCCCAACTACAACGCGGCCCCCGAGGTCAACAGCAAGTCACTGAAGGAGCATCCGGCGATCGCGGAGGTCCTGGGCCCCATCACGAAGAAGCTCGACAACAAGGTGGCGCGGGACCTGAACTCCAAGGTGGACGTGGACGGCCAGGATCCGCATGAGGTGGCGAAGGACTGGCTGATCGCGGAGGGCTTCGTCAAGGAGTAGCGGACCGCGCGCGTACGGAAGTACAAAGACTCCGTTGCAAAGAACCCGTTGCAACGGAGTCTTTGCATGTCTACGCTGGGCGGCATGACGGAACAGCCCAAGCCCCACAAGGTCCGCCACCTCGACGCGCGCACGCTGCGCGGCCTCGCGCACCCCTTGCGGATGCGGCTGCTCTCCTCGCTGGGCCTCGACGGTCCGGCGACCGCCTCCCAACTCGCGGCCCGGCTCGGCGAGTCGAGCGGAGCGACCAGTTATCACCTGCGCCAGCTCGCGGAGTACGGATTCGTGGAGGACGATCCCGACCGGGGCAAGGGCCGGGAGCGCTGGTGGCGCCCCGCCCAGCAGGGCATCCGCACCAACGCGGATCTCATGCGCGACCAGAGCCCGGAGGTCCGCGGGGCGCTGAGCACCGTCCTGCACGAGTACGCGACACAGCGCGCCCAGGAGGTGTCCACCTGGATCGCCACGCGGAACGAGTGGTCGGCGGACTGGGCGGAGGCCTCCAGCGT
The sequence above is a segment of the Streptomyces sp. Je 1-369 genome. Coding sequences within it:
- a CDS encoding glycine betaine ABC transporter substrate-binding protein; amino-acid sequence: MRNLRITARTTVIAVLGGSLLAACGLTSGSPMVDDVKPGTIGKGLPLKGADLTVTSKEFTEQLILGAIMGIAFEAAGADVLDRTGIQGSIGAREAVKGGDADAMYEYTGTAWITYQGNTEPITDPQKQWQAVRDADLKNGVTWLDPATLNNTYALAMNRSNASKYKTKTLSQVAALSKSDPKAVSLCVESEFASREDGLPGMQKEYGMNVPSSNITKMDTGIIYTQASKGSCTYGEVFTTDGRIKAMDLTTMEDDKHFFPNYNAAPEVNSKSLKEHPAIAEVLGPITKKLDNKVARDLNSKVDVDGQDPHEVAKDWLIAEGFVKE
- a CDS encoding ArsR/SmtB family transcription factor, which produces MTEQPKPHKVRHLDARTLRGLAHPLRMRLLSSLGLDGPATASQLAARLGESSGATSYHLRQLAEYGFVEDDPDRGKGRERWWRPAQQGIRTNADLMRDQSPEVRGALSTVLHEYATQRAQEVSTWIATRNEWSADWAEASSVSDFTLDLTPAQTFELSRKVHELIESYRALAPEGNTPDAAKVRIHSHFFPTRPAGDSDSDSDSDSD